From Herbiconiux flava, one genomic window encodes:
- a CDS encoding SDR family oxidoreductase: MSRTHDLAIPDQTGRLAVVTGASDGIGLVIATRLARAGADVVMPVRSAQKGEAAARRIREAVEGARVSTRMLGLSSLGSVAAFVAELTAEGRPIDVLVNNAGVMRPPQRQVTTDGFELQMGTNHLGHFALTLGLLPLLREGGARVTHQTSVAARSGSIDWDDVDSERDYDVMRAYSASKIAVGLFARELDARSRTNDWGIRSTLAHPGISPTNLLAAQPGLGRDRTPPERRLIGVLARLGIAGTPESAALPALLAATAPDARADRLYGPKRTIGGPPSERELWKPLRDLADARRLWQVSEGLVGITTP, from the coding sequence GTGTCACGTACCCACGATCTCGCCATCCCCGACCAGACCGGACGGCTCGCCGTCGTCACCGGCGCGAGCGACGGCATCGGCCTCGTCATCGCGACCCGGCTCGCCCGGGCGGGCGCCGACGTCGTCATGCCTGTTCGCTCGGCGCAGAAGGGCGAGGCGGCGGCCCGGCGCATCCGTGAGGCCGTCGAGGGCGCCCGGGTGAGCACGCGGATGCTCGGCCTCTCCTCCCTCGGATCGGTCGCCGCCTTCGTCGCCGAGCTGACGGCCGAGGGGCGCCCGATCGACGTGCTGGTGAACAACGCCGGCGTGATGCGCCCGCCGCAGCGCCAGGTGACGACGGACGGCTTCGAGCTGCAGATGGGCACGAACCATCTCGGCCACTTCGCGCTCACGCTGGGCCTGCTGCCCCTCCTGCGCGAGGGCGGGGCGCGGGTCACGCACCAGACCAGCGTGGCGGCCCGCAGCGGATCGATCGACTGGGACGACGTCGACTCCGAGCGCGACTACGACGTCATGCGGGCGTACTCGGCCTCGAAGATCGCCGTCGGACTGTTCGCCCGGGAGCTCGACGCCCGCAGCCGCACGAACGACTGGGGCATCCGCAGCACTCTCGCCCATCCCGGGATCTCGCCGACCAACCTGCTCGCGGCCCAGCCGGGTCTCGGCCGGGACCGCACCCCGCCCGAGCGACGCCTGATCGGCGTGCTCGCCCGACTCGGCATCGCCGGCACGCCCGAGAGCGCCGCCCTGCCCGCCCTCCTAGCCGCCACCGCCCCCGACGCCCGTGCCGACCGCCTCTACGGCCCGAAGCGCACGATCGGGGGACCACCGTCCGAGCGGGAGCTGTGGAAGCCGCTCCGCGACCTCGCCGACGCACGCCGGCTCTGGCAGGTGTCGGAGGGGCTGGTCGGCATCACCACGCCCTGA
- a CDS encoding helix-turn-helix transcriptional regulator: MIDRAGLAAFLRHRRESLQPEDVGLPRGARRRTGGLRREEVAALSHMSTDYYARLERGTGPHPSEQMIAAMAQGLHLSLDERDHLLRLAGHRPPTRGTASDHVSPGLLRILDRLTDTPAEIITELGETLRQTPLGAALTGDATERRGDDRVLGFRWFTDPAAREPYPPEEQRQLSRLYASGLRELVALRGPGSRAAELAILLQGDAGFREVWEAQEIGVRPPELKRFRHPEVGLLELNCQTLVDPDQGHRLLVYTATPGSESHEKLQLLAVVGSQRLAP; this comes from the coding sequence GTGATCGATCGAGCAGGGCTGGCCGCGTTCCTGCGGCACCGGCGGGAGTCTCTGCAGCCCGAGGACGTCGGGCTGCCCCGCGGCGCCCGCCGGCGCACCGGGGGCCTCCGCCGCGAGGAGGTGGCGGCGCTCAGCCACATGTCGACCGACTACTACGCGCGCCTGGAGCGCGGCACCGGCCCGCACCCCTCCGAGCAGATGATCGCGGCGATGGCGCAGGGCCTGCACCTCAGCCTCGACGAGCGGGATCACCTGCTCCGGCTCGCCGGGCACCGGCCGCCCACGCGCGGAACGGCGAGCGACCACGTCAGCCCGGGTCTGCTGCGCATCCTCGACCGGCTGACGGACACCCCGGCCGAGATCATCACCGAGCTGGGGGAGACGCTCCGGCAGACCCCGCTCGGCGCCGCGCTCACCGGTGACGCCACGGAGCGGCGCGGCGACGATCGGGTGCTCGGCTTCCGCTGGTTCACCGATCCGGCCGCCCGGGAGCCCTATCCTCCGGAGGAGCAGCGGCAGCTCTCCCGGCTCTACGCCTCGGGCCTGAGGGAGCTCGTCGCTCTGCGCGGCCCCGGCTCGCGGGCGGCCGAGCTCGCCATTCTGCTGCAGGGCGACGCCGGGTTCCGCGAGGTGTGGGAGGCGCAGGAGATCGGTGTGCGACCGCCCGAGCTGAAGCGCTTCCGGCACCCCGAGGTGGGCCTGCTCGAGCTGAACTGCCAGACCCTCGTCGACCCCGATCAGGGGCATCGTCTGCTGGTCTACACGGCCACGCCCGGCAGCGAGAGCCACGAGAAGCTGCAGCTGCTCGCGGTGGTCGGGTCGCAGCGGCTCGCGCCGTAG
- a CDS encoding putative immunity protein produces the protein MPSPQTLSESDRRLVAAWAADCAERVLPLFEAEAPGDDRPRDAIARARAFGRGELDAAGEIRRRFVANRAAQAVSSPAARAAAWSAGQASGVAHMGAHALGAAAYAAKAAAPAAGDHGLPGAAAAELAWQLEQTSGPVRHALRQLPLLGADTSGPLGAGLLATGLLGESIRWLQESLAGER, from the coding sequence ATGCCCTCACCGCAGACCCTGAGCGAGAGCGACCGGAGACTCGTGGCGGCCTGGGCGGCCGACTGCGCCGAGCGCGTGCTGCCCCTGTTCGAGGCCGAGGCGCCCGGCGACGATCGCCCGCGCGACGCCATCGCACGGGCTCGGGCCTTCGGCCGGGGCGAGCTGGACGCGGCGGGTGAGATCCGGCGCCGCTTCGTCGCGAACCGGGCCGCGCAGGCCGTGTCCTCGCCGGCGGCGCGAGCGGCCGCCTGGTCGGCGGGGCAGGCATCGGGGGTGGCGCACATGGGGGCTCATGCGCTCGGTGCGGCGGCCTACGCCGCCAAGGCCGCGGCGCCCGCGGCGGGTGATCACGGTCTGCCGGGCGCGGCAGCGGCCGAGCTGGCCTGGCAGCTCGAGCAGACGAGCGGGCCGGTGCGCCACGCCCTCCGGCAGCTGCCCCTCCTCGGCGCCGACACGTCGGGCCCGCTCGGCGCGGGGCTGCTCGCGACGGGACTGCTCGGCGAGAGCATCCGCTGGTTGCAGGAGTCGCTCGCTGGGGAGCGGTGA
- a CDS encoding aldo/keto reductase, whose protein sequence is MTELAPTLTLNDGRPIPALGFGTYPLRGEKGADAVASAIGTGYRLIDTAFNYENEGAVGEGIRRGGVPREELFVTSKLPGRYHAREQAGEAVRESLWRLGLDYLDLYIIHWPNPSVGKFVEAYEALVQAREEGVIRSVGVSNFTAGNLRTIIEATGVTPAVNQIELHPSFPQEELRAVHAELGVVTEAWSPLGKGAARYDDPAIVTAAERHGVSPAQVILRWHVQLGSVPIPKSATPARQAENLDVFGFELSADEVAAITALGRPDGRLFGGDPETHEEQ, encoded by the coding sequence ATGACCGAGCTCGCTCCCACGCTGACCCTGAACGACGGCCGACCGATCCCCGCGCTGGGGTTCGGCACCTACCCGCTGCGCGGCGAGAAGGGGGCGGATGCGGTGGCCTCCGCCATCGGCACCGGCTACCGTCTGATCGACACCGCGTTCAACTACGAGAACGAGGGAGCGGTCGGCGAGGGCATCCGCCGGGGCGGGGTGCCGCGCGAGGAGCTGTTCGTCACGTCGAAGCTGCCGGGCCGGTACCACGCCCGCGAGCAGGCGGGCGAGGCGGTGCGCGAGTCGCTCTGGCGGCTGGGGCTCGACTACCTCGACCTCTACATCATCCACTGGCCGAACCCGAGCGTTGGGAAGTTCGTCGAGGCCTACGAGGCGCTCGTGCAGGCCCGCGAGGAGGGCGTCATCCGCTCGGTCGGTGTCAGCAACTTCACCGCGGGCAACCTGCGCACGATCATCGAAGCCACCGGGGTGACGCCGGCGGTCAACCAGATCGAGCTGCACCCGTCGTTCCCGCAGGAGGAGCTTCGCGCGGTGCACGCCGAGCTCGGCGTCGTCACCGAGGCGTGGAGCCCGCTCGGCAAGGGTGCGGCCCGCTACGACGATCCGGCGATCGTCACCGCGGCCGAGCGGCACGGGGTCTCGCCAGCGCAGGTGATCCTGCGCTGGCACGTGCAGCTCGGCAGCGTGCCGATCCCGAAGAGCGCCACGCCGGCGCGCCAGGCCGAGAACCTCGACGTGTTCGGCTTCGAGCTCTCCGCCGATGAGGTCGCCGCGATCACCGCGCTGGGCAGGCCCGACGGACGGCTCTTCGGCGGCGACCCGGAGACGCACGAGGAGCAGTGA
- a CDS encoding BLUF domain-containing protein, which produces MASDRDAVLSIIYSSRATVPFSDADLVELLKVSRRNNAGSEVTGMLLYRDGRFLQVLEGPAEGVRERMAVIARDARHAEVLVLLEEGLSERRFPDWTMGFVPHESTPPDEIPGYLSAFGLSDDDEDSQDAVRALSELMAWFESTAKGAQKDVATNTATPLA; this is translated from the coding sequence ATGGCCAGTGACCGAGACGCCGTGCTGTCGATCATCTACTCCAGCAGAGCGACCGTGCCGTTCAGCGACGCCGACCTGGTCGAGCTGCTGAAAGTGAGCCGCCGCAACAACGCCGGCAGCGAGGTGACCGGCATGCTGCTCTACCGAGACGGCCGCTTCCTGCAGGTGCTCGAAGGGCCCGCCGAGGGCGTGCGCGAGCGGATGGCCGTCATCGCGCGCGACGCGCGGCACGCCGAGGTGCTGGTGCTGCTCGAGGAGGGGCTCAGCGAGCGCCGCTTCCCCGACTGGACCATGGGCTTCGTGCCGCACGAGTCGACCCCGCCCGACGAGATCCCCGGCTACCTCAGTGCCTTCGGCCTGAGCGACGACGACGAGGACTCCCAGGACGCCGTGCGCGCCCTCAGCGAGCTGATGGCCTGGTTCGAGAGCACGGCGAAGGGCGCGCAGAAGGACGTCGCGACGAACACCGCGACGCCCCTCGCCTGA
- a CDS encoding sugar phosphate isomerase/epimerase family protein: MSVQQNVELSPDARGGASGATLSEGSVGVDRAGVAFAADAVADTPSLDVPSGLAARVPTPLPGDPRLARLSLNQRTTANWTLREAIDGSVAAGLGAIGVWREPLADVGLDTAAGWIADSGLRVSSICRGGFFTVIDPAARRAAHDENLRALDEAAALNAPTLVLVPGGLPEGSKDLVGARTRAAEAIAELAPEARARGVVLGIEPMNPIFAADRGVVSTLGQALALAEPFAPEEVGVVVDTFHLWWEPGVLELVAGAGERIVSYQVCDWITPLPADTLLSRGMMGDGHIDFPAFTRAVAASGYAGDVEVEIFHADVWAAPGAEVVATMARRYAELVEPWL, translated from the coding sequence ATGAGTGTGCAGCAGAATGTCGAGCTGTCTCCGGATGCGCGTGGTGGCGCATCCGGAGCCACCCTTTCCGAGGGCTCTGTCGGCGTCGACAGGGCGGGGGTCGCTTTCGCGGCGGACGCCGTCGCCGACACGCCCTCCCTGGACGTGCCCAGCGGGCTGGCGGCCCGCGTGCCGACGCCCCTGCCCGGCGACCCGCGGCTCGCGCGCCTGTCGCTGAACCAGCGCACCACCGCGAACTGGACGCTGCGGGAGGCCATCGACGGCTCCGTCGCCGCCGGTCTCGGTGCGATCGGGGTCTGGCGGGAGCCGCTCGCCGACGTCGGGCTCGACACCGCCGCCGGCTGGATCGCCGACTCCGGCCTGCGCGTCTCGAGCATCTGCCGCGGCGGCTTCTTCACCGTGATCGACCCGGCCGCCCGCCGCGCCGCGCACGACGAGAACCTGCGGGCGCTCGACGAGGCGGCGGCGCTGAACGCCCCCACCCTCGTGCTCGTGCCGGGCGGCCTGCCCGAGGGGTCGAAGGACCTCGTCGGTGCTCGCACCCGCGCGGCGGAGGCCATCGCGGAGCTCGCCCCCGAAGCACGCGCCCGCGGCGTCGTGCTCGGCATCGAGCCGATGAACCCGATCTTCGCCGCCGACCGCGGGGTCGTATCGACCCTCGGCCAGGCGCTCGCCTTGGCGGAGCCGTTCGCGCCCGAGGAGGTCGGCGTGGTCGTCGACACCTTCCACCTCTGGTGGGAGCCGGGCGTGCTCGAGCTCGTCGCCGGCGCGGGGGAGCGGATCGTCAGCTACCAGGTCTGCGACTGGATCACGCCGCTGCCCGCCGACACCCTGCTCTCGCGGGGCATGATGGGCGACGGCCACATCGACTTCCCCGCGTTCACGCGGGCGGTCGCGGCCTCGGGCTATGCGGGCGACGTGGAGGTGGAGATCTTCCACGCCGACGTCTGGGCGGCGCCCGGCGCGGAGGTCGTGGCCACGATGGCGCGGCGCTACGCCGAGCTCGTGGAGCCCTGGCTCTGA
- a CDS encoding dihydrodipicolinate synthase family protein produces the protein MTLVSAGSSAGTGTGTGTRLALPTAGGWREIELNEPRAWAAHPSPYTSRVAFAAAHVVADPHGDNVPGAPAAIDWDATLAFRRHLFGYGLGVAEAMDTAQRNMGLDWPAIQELVTRSAAQAQEFGARIASGAGTDHLTVAPGVATLAQVQDAYLEQVAFVESTGSQVIVMASRHLAAAATGPEDYLAVYDRILSQVSEPVVLHWLGEAFDPQLAGYWGTRDVAAATATFLSLIETHAAKVDGVKVSLLDASHEIGLRRALPAGVRLYTGDDFNYPSLIRGDEQGHSDALLGAFAAIAPAASAALAALDDGDLARYDAEMAPTLELSRHIFEAPTFYYKVGIAFTAWLTGAQSGFQMVGGLQSARSLPHLARIVELLNEARLLPDPSLAAHRFGLLAETLGASR, from the coding sequence GTGACGCTCGTGAGTGCCGGCAGCAGCGCCGGCACGGGCACGGGCACCGGCACCCGCCTCGCGCTGCCGACCGCCGGCGGGTGGCGCGAGATCGAGCTGAACGAGCCGCGGGCATGGGCCGCGCATCCGTCGCCCTACACCTCGCGGGTCGCGTTCGCCGCCGCCCACGTGGTGGCCGACCCGCACGGCGACAACGTGCCGGGCGCGCCCGCCGCGATCGACTGGGACGCCACGCTGGCCTTCCGCCGCCACCTCTTCGGCTACGGCCTCGGCGTCGCCGAGGCGATGGACACCGCGCAGCGCAACATGGGGCTCGACTGGCCCGCGATCCAGGAGCTCGTCACCCGCAGCGCAGCCCAGGCTCAGGAGTTCGGGGCCCGCATCGCATCGGGTGCCGGCACCGACCACCTCACGGTCGCCCCCGGTGTGGCAACGCTCGCCCAGGTGCAGGACGCCTACCTCGAGCAGGTCGCCTTCGTCGAGTCGACGGGATCCCAGGTCATCGTGATGGCCTCCCGGCACCTCGCCGCGGCGGCCACCGGGCCCGAGGACTACCTGGCCGTCTACGACCGCATCCTCTCGCAGGTGTCGGAGCCCGTCGTGCTGCACTGGCTCGGCGAGGCCTTCGACCCGCAGCTGGCGGGCTACTGGGGCACGCGCGACGTGGCGGCCGCGACGGCGACGTTCCTGTCGCTGATCGAGACCCACGCGGCCAAGGTCGACGGCGTGAAGGTGTCGCTGCTCGACGCCTCGCACGAGATCGGGCTGCGCCGGGCGCTGCCCGCCGGGGTGCGGCTCTACACGGGTGACGACTTCAACTACCCGTCGCTCATCCGGGGCGACGAGCAGGGTCACTCGGATGCTCTGCTCGGCGCGTTCGCTGCCATCGCCCCCGCCGCCTCGGCCGCACTCGCCGCGCTCGACGACGGCGACCTCGCGCGCTACGACGCCGAGATGGCGCCGACGCTGGAGCTGTCGCGCCACATCTTCGAGGCGCCCACCTTCTACTACAAGGTCGGCATCGCGTTCACGGCGTGGCTGACGGGTGCGCAGAGCGGGTTCCAGATGGTGGGCGGGCTGCAGTCGGCCCGCAGCCTGCCGCACCTCGCGCGCATCGTGGAGCTGCTGAACGAGGCGCGGCTGCTGCCCGATCCGTCGCTGGCGGCGCACCGGTTCGGGCTGCTCGCCGAGACGCTGGGGGCGTCGCGATGA
- a CDS encoding Gfo/Idh/MocA family protein, which translates to MNGVTGRMGYRQHLVRSILAIRDDGGILLPNGDRLTVEPVLVGRSAEKLAELAALHGVAEYTTDLAAALADETATIYFDAQVTSARKDAILQAIAAGKHIYTEKPIANTVADGLELVAAAEQAGVINGVVHDKLYLPGLLKLKRLIDSGFFGRILSVRGEFGYWVFEGDFLPAQRPSWNYREEDGGGMTLDMYCHWNYVLENLFGRVEAVSSKAVTHIHERWDEQGNRYEATADDAAYGIFELEGDIIAQINSSWAVRVDRGELVEFQVDGTLGSAVAGLFGCKVQPRVNTPKPVWNPDLPTDQDFPSQWTQIPDNQEFTNGFRAQWEQFLQDVAAGRPHPYDLAAGVRGLQLVDAGLQSSNEGRRVEIQAVSS; encoded by the coding sequence ATGAACGGCGTCACCGGGCGCATGGGCTACCGCCAGCACCTGGTGCGCTCGATCCTCGCCATCCGCGACGACGGCGGCATCCTGCTGCCGAACGGCGACCGGCTCACGGTCGAGCCCGTCCTGGTCGGCCGCAGCGCCGAGAAGCTGGCCGAGCTGGCCGCCCTGCACGGCGTCGCCGAGTACACCACCGATCTGGCCGCCGCCCTCGCCGACGAGACCGCGACCATCTACTTCGACGCCCAGGTCACCAGTGCCCGCAAGGACGCCATCCTGCAGGCCATCGCCGCCGGCAAGCACATCTACACCGAGAAGCCGATCGCGAACACGGTCGCCGACGGCCTCGAGCTCGTCGCCGCGGCCGAGCAGGCCGGCGTCATCAACGGCGTCGTGCACGACAAGCTCTACCTGCCGGGCCTCTTGAAGCTCAAGCGCCTGATCGACTCGGGCTTCTTCGGGCGCATCCTGAGCGTGCGCGGCGAGTTCGGGTACTGGGTCTTCGAGGGCGACTTCCTGCCCGCGCAGCGCCCCTCCTGGAACTACCGCGAGGAGGACGGCGGGGGCATGACCCTCGACATGTACTGCCACTGGAACTACGTGCTCGAGAACCTCTTCGGCCGCGTCGAGGCGGTCTCCTCCAAGGCCGTCACCCACATCCACGAGCGCTGGGACGAGCAGGGCAACCGCTACGAGGCCACCGCCGACGACGCCGCCTACGGCATCTTCGAGCTCGAGGGCGACATCATCGCGCAGATCAACTCGAGCTGGGCGGTGCGGGTCGACCGCGGCGAGCTGGTCGAGTTCCAGGTCGACGGCACCCTCGGCTCGGCGGTCGCCGGCCTCTTCGGCTGCAAGGTGCAGCCGCGGGTGAACACCCCGAAGCCGGTCTGGAACCCCGACCTGCCGACCGACCAGGACTTCCCCTCGCAGTGGACGCAGATCCCCGACAACCAGGAGTTCACCAACGGCTTCCGGGCGCAGTGGGAGCAGTTCCTGCAGGACGTCGCCGCCGGCCGCCCGCACCCCTACGACCTGGCTGCCGGCGTGCGCGGGCTGCAGCTCGTGGACGCCGGGCTGCAGTCGTCGAACGAGGGGCGTCGCGTCGAGATCCAGGCGGTGTCGTCGTGA
- a CDS encoding serine hydrolase domain-containing protein translates to MSGYGHALSWARRQVDEGILPTAVLGIADAGGVLELEAFGASGPRQAAVGDHYPLFSITKPIVALTALRAVERGLLTPQTPLQDARPAFGARRSDTVRLRHLLSHTSGIAEPPLHTPLGLEASLLGADADFAAGTVSRYSSIAFAGVQALVEHATGESLRHELDGLADDAGMPGLTFDADCDPHPVFDAAEQGLDYPALQRLAHPGAGLYGTASDLLALGSALLAGGGRVVHPSTVAAMLRPQTTGLPRLEPYPAERGQDWGLGWNLRFAAPGLLEQRTYGHGGWAGTEFWIYPELGVAFVLLTNIAGPSRLGLDVDRLHNAVVAGTPAAG, encoded by the coding sequence ATGAGCGGCTACGGGCACGCGCTGAGCTGGGCCCGACGCCAGGTCGACGAGGGGATCCTGCCCACCGCGGTGCTCGGCATCGCCGACGCGGGCGGCGTGCTCGAGCTCGAGGCGTTCGGCGCGAGCGGGCCGCGGCAGGCCGCGGTGGGCGACCACTACCCGCTGTTCTCGATCACGAAGCCGATCGTCGCGCTGACCGCGTTGCGGGCCGTCGAGCGCGGGCTGCTCACGCCGCAGACACCGCTTCAGGATGCCCGTCCGGCCTTCGGGGCCCGCCGCTCCGACACCGTGCGGCTGCGCCACCTGCTCAGCCACACCTCGGGCATCGCCGAACCGCCGCTGCACACGCCGCTCGGACTGGAGGCCTCGCTCCTCGGCGCGGACGCCGACTTCGCCGCCGGCACCGTCTCGCGCTACTCGAGCATCGCGTTCGCGGGCGTGCAGGCGCTGGTGGAGCACGCGACGGGCGAGTCGCTGCGGCACGAGCTCGACGGCCTCGCCGACGACGCCGGGATGCCCGGGCTGACGTTCGACGCCGACTGCGATCCGCACCCGGTGTTCGACGCGGCCGAGCAGGGGCTGGACTATCCGGCACTGCAGCGGCTCGCGCATCCGGGGGCGGGGCTGTACGGCACCGCGTCCGACCTGCTGGCGCTGGGATCGGCGCTGCTGGCCGGCGGTGGGCGGGTCGTGCATCCGTCGACCGTCGCCGCGATGCTGCGCCCGCAGACCACCGGGCTGCCGCGCCTCGAGCCCTACCCGGCCGAGCGCGGCCAGGACTGGGGCCTGGGCTGGAACCTGCGCTTCGCGGCCCCCGGGCTGCTCGAGCAGCGCACCTACGGCCACGGCGGCTGGGCCGGCACCGAGTTCTGGATCTATCCCGAGCTCGGCGTCGCGTTCGTGCTGCTGACGAACATCGCCGGCCCGTCGCGGCTGGGGCTCGACGTCGACCGGTTGCACAACGCGGTCGTGGCCGGAACGCCGGCGGCGGGCTGA
- a CDS encoding alpha-L-fucosidase, whose protein sequence is MSDGTTTAVRDSVTTSVLSRPLPAWARDATLGVFVHWGAYSVPAWAEPSGALGAVPDEEWFAHNAYAEWYANTIRIAGSPAAARHLEVHGGAPYAVFLDDWTAERYDPAEWARLFASIGADYVVPTTKHHDGIALWDAPGAGELSTVARGPRRDLIGPLAAAVREAGMRFGVYYSGGLDWAFAEHPPLTSSDDVSRLRPVGADYNDYAFAQVADLIDRYAPEVLWNDIDWPDAGKEPGPTSIEELLARFRAAAPEGIVNDRWGAPVGDYRTSEYDHDTGNETDTGWEHCRGLGFSFGYNAVEDEALTLTPRELARLYADVVSRGGRLLLNVGPTAAGEIPDAQRRTLDGVAPWLAEVKPATVGRSMAGRAGIRVTVPGASADRLDDPWWRAWRSPGGLVVVVDDPRAIVEADGPVRVFALPGGAEEETA, encoded by the coding sequence GTGAGCGACGGCACGACCACCGCCGTCCGCGACAGCGTCACCACGAGCGTGCTCTCCCGCCCCCTGCCCGCCTGGGCGCGTGACGCCACACTCGGCGTCTTCGTGCACTGGGGCGCCTACTCGGTGCCGGCCTGGGCCGAGCCGAGCGGTGCCCTCGGCGCCGTGCCCGACGAGGAGTGGTTCGCCCACAACGCCTATGCCGAGTGGTACGCCAACACGATCCGGATCGCCGGCTCACCGGCAGCCGCGCGGCACCTCGAGGTGCACGGCGGGGCGCCCTACGCCGTCTTCCTCGACGACTGGACGGCCGAGCGCTACGACCCCGCCGAGTGGGCGCGGCTGTTCGCGTCGATCGGCGCCGACTACGTCGTGCCGACCACGAAGCACCACGACGGGATCGCGCTCTGGGACGCTCCGGGCGCCGGGGAGCTCAGCACGGTGGCCCGCGGGCCCCGCCGCGACCTGATCGGCCCCCTCGCGGCCGCGGTGCGCGAGGCCGGGATGCGTTTCGGCGTCTACTACTCGGGCGGTCTCGACTGGGCGTTCGCGGAGCATCCGCCGCTCACCTCGAGCGACGACGTGAGCCGGCTGCGACCGGTCGGCGCCGACTACAACGACTACGCCTTCGCGCAGGTGGCCGACCTGATCGACCGGTACGCGCCCGAGGTGCTCTGGAACGACATCGACTGGCCCGACGCCGGCAAGGAGCCCGGGCCGACCTCGATCGAGGAGCTGCTGGCACGCTTCCGCGCGGCGGCGCCCGAGGGCATCGTGAACGACCGCTGGGGCGCGCCGGTCGGCGACTACCGAACCAGCGAGTACGACCACGACACCGGCAACGAGACCGACACCGGCTGGGAGCACTGCCGTGGCCTCGGCTTCTCATTCGGCTACAACGCCGTCGAGGACGAGGCCCTGACCCTGACGCCGCGTGAGCTGGCGCGCCTCTACGCCGACGTCGTGTCGCGCGGGGGCCGCCTGCTGCTGAACGTGGGGCCGACGGCGGCGGGCGAGATCCCGGATGCGCAGCGGCGCACCCTCGACGGCGTCGCGCCGTGGCTGGCCGAGGTGAAGCCCGCGACCGTGGGGCGGTCGATGGCCGGGCGGGCGGGCATCCGTGTGACCGTGCCGGGCGCCTCCGCCGACCGGCTGGACGACCCGTGGTGGCGCGCATGGCGGAGCCCGGGCGGCCTGGTCGTCGTGGTGGACGACCCGCGTGCGATCGTGGAGGCCGACGGACCGGTGCGCGTGTTCGCGCTGCCCGGCGGCGCAGAGGAGGAGACGGCATGA
- a CDS encoding DUF624 domain-containing protein, producing the protein MTDRQHRRSDRAARRAADSGSGPVREEGPPARFPGARNRFALLGEVLTVGILVTLVSLPLVTLPAALAAGAGHMRRFLRAEESTFAVAWAEFKAAFLGGAIVALGAAALVLVLLLDIDLAGSGALPGGPLVGLVGWVGLAAVALLLLTACGRWSPDTGWRAAFKAVPSALGGDPAGAGYTVATAAFAVVVTWQLLPLAVPALGCVVLAMVAIPERPRRADRDDDVLGPEETR; encoded by the coding sequence GTGACCGACAGACAGCACCGCCGCTCGGATCGGGCCGCCCGCCGCGCCGCCGACTCGGGCAGCGGGCCGGTTCGCGAGGAGGGGCCGCCCGCGCGGTTCCCGGGCGCGCGCAACCGCTTCGCGCTGCTCGGCGAGGTGCTGACGGTGGGCATCCTGGTGACGCTGGTGTCGCTGCCGCTCGTGACCCTGCCAGCGGCCCTCGCCGCCGGGGCCGGGCACATGCGCCGCTTCCTGCGGGCCGAGGAGTCGACCTTCGCCGTCGCCTGGGCCGAGTTCAAGGCCGCGTTCCTCGGGGGAGCGATCGTGGCCCTCGGCGCGGCGGCGCTCGTGCTCGTGCTGCTGCTCGACATCGACCTGGCCGGCTCGGGCGCGTTGCCCGGCGGCCCGCTGGTCGGGCTCGTCGGCTGGGTGGGGCTCGCGGCGGTCGCGCTGCTGCTGCTCACGGCGTGCGGTCGATGGTCTCCGGATACCGGCTGGCGCGCCGCCTTCAAGGCGGTGCCGTCGGCTCTCGGCGGCGACCCTGCGGGCGCGGGCTACACGGTCGCGACGGCGGCCTTCGCGGTGGTCGTGACGTGGCAGCTGCTGCCGCTCGCCGTGCCGGCGCTCGGCTGCGTCGTGCTGGCGATGGTGGCCATCCCGGAGCGTCCGCGGCGCGCGGACCGGGACGACGACGTGCTGGGCCCGGAGGAGACGCGGTGA